One Fusarium falciforme chromosome 1, complete sequence genomic window carries:
- a CDS encoding CHZ domain-containing protein, with the protein MAENSATIPQDPTKIQEDTVAESKGKGAAAPEDIHEDTAMDEDDDDDDSDDDEEVVEADEDGMEEIDLNNIVEGGRRTRGAVIDFAKAAEQHPAEDEDEEDDDDFQPTEDVKMSD; encoded by the exons ATGGCCGAGAACAGCGCTACCATTCCCCAGGATCCCACCAAGATCCAGGAGGATACCGTCGCCGagtccaagggcaagggcgcTGCTGCCCCTGAGGATATCCATGAGGATACTGccatggacgaggatgatgatgatgacgacagtgacgatgatgaggag GTCGTCGAAGCTG ATGAGGACGGcatggaggagattgatCTCAACAACATCGTCGAGGGTGGCCGTCGCACCCGAGGCGCCGtcatcgactttgccaaggccgccgagcAACATCccgccgaggacgaggatgaggaggatgatgacgacttCCAGCCCACCGAGGATGTCAAGATGTCCGACTAA
- a CDS encoding T-SNARE coiled-coil-like proteiny domain-containing protein, with product MAQRFGASSLHQRDSRSALFEGYTGDAASRRPVSASPSRGYGYGGYGAPSPSPLGAGGYDGGAAAARGGFRSATPNRRGQYSDAVLNELESQNDAQVEGILGKVKVLKDMTVAIGDEIRESSALAEKMNDTFDSTRVRLRGTMNRMLLMAERTGVGWKVWIAFFAAVILLFTYVWLF from the exons ATGGCGCAACG ATTCGGCGCCTCATCGCTCCACCAGCGCGACTCGCGCAGCGCGCTCTTCGAGGGATACACTGGGGATGCGGCCTCGCGGCGGCCCGTCAGCGCCAGCCCGAGCCGCGGGTACGGCTACGGCGGATACGGGGCTCCTTCGCCATCGCCTCTCGGGGCTGGAGGGTACGACGGCGGCGCGGCGGCCGCGAGGGGCGGGTTTAGGTCTGCGACTCCGAACCGGAGGGGACAGTACAGTGATGCTGTGTTGAATGAGCTCGAGAGCCAGAATGATGCGCAGGTGGAGGGTATcctcggcaaggtcaaggtgttGAAGGAT ATGACGGTCGCCATCGGAGACGAGATCCGCGAGTCCTCGGCCCTAGCCGAGAAGATGAACGACACATTCGACTCGACACGAGTCCGCCTCCGCGGCACTATGAACCGCATGCTCCTCATGGCCGAGCGAACTGGTGTGGGCTGGAAGGTCTGGATCGCCTTCTTTGCTGCCGTCATCCTGCTCTTTACCTACGTGTGGCTCTTTTAA
- a CDS encoding Glutamate synthase: MGLNEEFDDRQIHIESEQQPYIPYEYQTDNNDSWAGALPVKQGLYDPSLEKDACGVGFACHIKGKPSHKIVSDARNLLCNMTHRGAVGSDARDGDGAGVMTSIPHRFFIKNFEKEEDIKLPPLGQYAVGNLFFKPDEETLEESKRQLEDVAESLGLRVLGWRRPPVDSTLLGPAAKSREPIIAQPFVVLASAYGAGVAPEMTDPEQFDDRLFERQLYILRKRATQSIGLHNWFYICSLSNKNIVYKGQLAPVQVYSYYHDLVNADYEAHFALVHSRFSTNTFPSWDRAQPLRWAAHNGEINTLRGNKNWMRAREGVMQSDIFKEELEQMYPVVEDGGSDSAAFDNVLELLTINGVLSLPEAVMLMVPEAWQGNQHMDPKKAAFYEWAACQMEPWDGPALFTFADGRYCGANLDRNGLRPCRFYVMDDDRIICASEVGTIPVEPETVIQKGRLQPGRMLLVDTQAGRIIDDKELKEAVASRHDFRAWLDRELITMPKVLETMEQAMDLAPKLDDKTLQADPLLLSFGYTHEQVSLLLAPMAADEKEALGSMGNDAPLACLTQAPRLLYDYFRQLFAQVTNPPIDPIRESIVMSLECYVGPQGNLLEMDPSQCGRLLLPSPILSIPEFNAINNMSSTYSDWTVKTIDLTFPKSQGVQGYISHLDKICEEATAAIEARDRVIVLSDRNTSPDRVPVSAVLASAMVHHHLVSNKWRSMAALVVETAEAREVHHMCVLLGYGADAINPYLAMECILKLNREGLIKKKLSDDALIRNYKHSCDGGILKVMSKMGISTLASYKGAQIFEALGLDESVVERCFKGTASRIQGLTFELIAEDAFRFHERGFPSRSTVGPTGLPESGEYHWRDGGEPHVNDPTSIANIQDAVRTKNDKSYEAYSRSEYEQIKNCTLRGLLDFKFEDCTPVPIDQVEPWTDIVRRFCTGAMSYGSISMESHSTLAVAMNRLGGKSNTGEGGEDPERSQRLPNGDTMRSAIKQVASGRFGVTSAYLADSDELQIKMAQGAKPGEGGELPGHKVSKSIARTRHSTPGVGLISPPPHHDIYSIEDLKQLIYDLKCSSPRSRVSVKLVSEVGVGIVASGVAKAKADHILISGHDGGTGASRWTGIKYAGLPWELGLAETHQTLVLNDLRGRVVVQTDGQLKTGRDVALACLLGAEEWGFATAPLIAMGCVFMRKCHLNTCPVGIATQDPELRKKFKGTPEHVINFFYYVANELRAIMAQLGFRTINEMVGHVEVLKMRDDLRTNKTANIDLSLLLTPAHKLRPGVATFNVRKQDHKLYVRLDNKLISEAELTLDKGLPSRIECDIVNTDRAMGTSLSYHISKRYGEAGLPLDTVHVNIKGSAGQSFGAFLAPGVTLELEGDANDYVGKGLSGGRLIIYPPRSAVFKAEENILIGNTCLYGATTGTCFFRGVAAERFAVRNSGATAVVEGVGDHGCEYMTGGRVVILGSTGRNFAAGMSGGIAYILDVHGDFMSKLNDEMVEAGPIEDATEIAFVRGLIEDHHHYTGSERAARILVDFNRALPRFIKVLPVDYKRVLEEEAAKAAEAKRAEYNLPVVSGVHTKKADKAAKLQDLEEAVGDNAAEKKRALVLDKTKGFMKYKRRAEKYRPVTSRLKDWAELSSRLDQDELKYQSARCMDCGVPFCQSETGCPISNIIPKWNELVFQGQWKDALNRLLMTNNFPEFTGRVCPAPCEGACVLGINEDPVGIKSIECAIIDRGFEMGWMVPQPPEVRTGKTVAIIGSGPAGLAAADQLNRAGHLVTVYERADRLGGLLMYGIPNMKLDKRIVKRRTDFMASEGVIFKTGVAVGEEGHPSLNDLRASHNAVIIATGATVARDLPIKGRELDGIHYAMEFLHKNTKSLLDSELADNTYISAKDKHVIVIGGGDTGNDCIGTSLRHGAKSVTNFELLPQPPPERANDNPWPQWPRIYRVDYGHTEVRQHTGKDPREYCIMSEEFMGDGSGKVKGIVTVRVEWTKSPSGGWDMKKVDGSQQYFNADLVLLAMGFLGPEARVLGDDIEKDARKNVKTPPGKYCTNIEGVFAAGDARRGQSLIVWGINEGRQAAREVDLYLEQYTNLPVTGGITKHTAQEIFTQIQVEA, encoded by the exons ATGGGCCTAAACGAGGAATTCGACGACCGACAGATCCATATCGAATCCGAGCAACAACCATACATCCCCTATGAGTATCAGACTGATAACAATGACTCGTGGGCTGGTGCCTTGCCGGTGAAGCAGGGTCTGTATGACCCTTCTCTCGAGAAGGATGCCTGTGGTGTCGGCTTTGCTTGCCACATCAAGGGCAAGCCTAGCCACAAGATTGTCAGCGATG CCCGAAACCTGCTCTGCAACATGACCCACCGCGGTGCTGTGGGTTCCGATGCTCGAGATGGTGACGGTGCTGGTGTCATGACATCCATTCCCCATCGGTTCTTTATCAAGAActttgagaaggaggaggacatTAAGCTGCCTCCTCTGGGCCAGTACGCCGTGGGAAACCTGTTCTTCAAGCCCGACGAGGAGACTCTTGAGGAGTCCAAGAGGCAGCTGGAAGATGTTGCCGAGTCGTTGGGTCTGCGAGTCCTGGGATGGCGACGGCCCCCTGTTGATTCGACTCTTCTGGGTCCCGCTGCCAAGTCTCGCGAGCCCATCATTGCTCAGCCTTTTGTCGTCCTTGCCTCCGCCTATGGTGCCGGCGTTGCTCCGGAGATGACTGATCCTGAGCAGTTCGACGATCGCCTCTTCGAGCGACAGCTGTACATCCTCCGCAAGCGTGCTACTCAGAGCATTGGACTGCACAACTGGTTCTACATCTGCTCCCTTTCCAACAAGAACATTGTTTACAAGGGTCAGCTTGCTCCTGTACAAGTCTACTCTTACTACCACGATCTCGTCAACGCCGACTACGAGGCGCACTTCGCCCTGGTGCACTCTCGTTTCTCCACAAACACCTTCCCATCTTGGGACCGTGCTCAGCCTCTGCGATGGGCTGCCCACAATGGTGAAATCAACACTCTGCGAGGTAACAAGAACTGGATGCGCGCCCGTGAGGGTGTCATGCAGTCTGATATCTtcaaggaggagcttgagcagaTGTACCCCGTCGTCGAGGACGGTGGCTCTGACTCTGCTGCCTTTGACAAcgttcttgagcttctgacCATCAACGGAGTCCTCTCTCTGCCCGAGGCTGTCATGCTGATGGTCCCCGAGGCTTGGCAAGGCAACCAGCACATGGACCCCAAGAAGGCCGCATTCTACGAATGGGCTGCCTGCCAGATGGAGCCTTGGGATGGTCCCGCTCTGTTCACCTTTGCTGATGGCCGATACTGTGGTGCTAACTTGGACCGAAATGGTCTTCGACCTTGCCGTTTCTACGTCATGGACGACGACCGTATCATCTGCGCTTCCGAAGTCGGTACCATCCCCGTCGAGCCTGAGACTGTCATCCAGAAGGGCCGTCTCCAGCCTGGTCGCATGTTGCTGGTTGATACTCAGGCTGGCCGTATCATTGACGACAAGGAGTTGAAGGAGGCTGTTGCTAGCAGACACGACTTCCGAGCGTGGCTTGATAGGGAATTGATTACCATGCCCAAGGTCCTCGAGACCATGGAGCAGGCTATGGACCTTGCGCCCAAGTTGGACGACAAGACTCTCCAGGCTGATCCCCTTCTGCTCTCCTTTGGATATACTCACGAGCAGGTTAGCTTGCTGCTTGCCCCCATGGCCGCCGATGAGAAGGAAGCCCTTGGTTCCATGGGTAACGATGCCCCTCTGGCTTGCCTGACCCAGGCTCCTCGTCTGCTCTATGACTACTTCCGACAGCTCTTTGCCCAGGTCACCAACCCTCCCATTGACCCTATCCGAGAGTCCATTGTCATGTCTCTGGAGTGCTATGTTGGCCCTCAGGGTAACCTGCTGGAAATGGACCCCTCCCAGTGCGGTCGTCTGCTGCTTCCCAGCCCCATCCTCTCCATCCCGGAGTTCAatgccatcaacaacatgTCCTCCACCTACTCTGACTGGACTGTCAAGACTATTGACCTTACATTCCCCAAGAGCCAGGGTGTCCAGGGCTACATCAGCCACCTCGACAAGATCTGCGAAGAGGCTACTGCTGCTATCGAGGCCCGAGACCGTGTCATTGTTCTCTCTGACCGTAACACTTCCCCTGACCGCGTTCCGGTCTCTGCTGTTCTGGCTTCTGCCATggtccaccaccacctggtCAGCAACAAGTGGCGATCCATGGCTGCCCTGGTTGTTGAGACTGCCGAGGCTCGTGAGGTCCACCACATGTGTGTTCTTCTCGGTTATGGTGCGGACGCCATTAACCCTTACCTTGCTATGGAGTGCATCCTCAAGTTGAACCGTGAGGGTCTTATCAAGAAGAAACTGAGCGATGATGCTCTTATCCGAAACTACAAGCACTCGTGCGACGGCGGTATCCTCAAGGTTATGAGCAAGATGGGTATCTCAACTCTTGCTTCTTACAAGGGTGCTCAGATCTTCGAGGCCCTCGGTCTCGACGAGTCCGTTGTCGAGCGATGCTTCAAGGGCACTGCCTCCCGCATCCAGGGCCTGACCTTTGAGCTCATTGCTGAAGACGCCTTCCGATTCCACGAGCGTGGTTTCCCCTCGCGATCCACCGTTGGACCTACTGGCCTTCCCGAGTCCGGCGAGTACCACTGGCGTGATGGCGGTGAGCCTCACGTCAACGACCCTACCTCGATTGCCAACATCCAGGACGCCGTTCGAACCAAGAACGACAAGTCCTACGAAGCCTACTCCCGCTCCGAGTATGAGCAGATCAAGAACTGTACTCTCCGAGGTCTCCTCGACTTCAAGTTTGAGGACTGCACTCCTGTCCCCATTGACCAGGTTGAGCCCTGGACCGACATCGTCCGCCGCTTCTGCACTGGTGCCATGTCTTATGGTTCCATCTCTATGGAGTCTCACTCTACCCTTGCTGTCGCCATGAACCGACTTGGCGGCAAGTCCAACACTggtgagggtggtgaggATCCTGAGCGATCTCAGCGTCTTCCCAACGGTGATACCATGCGCTCTGCCATCAAGCAGGTCGCCTCTGGTCGTTTCGGTGTCACCTCCGCCTACCTGGCTGACTCTGACGAGCTTCAGATCAAGATGGCCCAGGGTGCCAAGCCTGGTGAGGGTGGTGAGCTTCCTGGCCACAAGGTCTCCAAGTCGATTGCTCGCACTCGTCACTCGACTCCTGGTGTCGGTCTCATttcgcctcctcctcaccacGACATTTACTCCATTGAGGATTTGAAGCAGCTGATCTACGATCTGAAGTGCTCCAGCCCTCGATCCCGAGTTTCCGTCAAGCTTGTTTCCgaggttggtgttggtaTCGTCGCCTCTGGTgtcgccaaggccaaggccgatcACATCCTGATCTCTGGCCACGACGGTGGTACCGGTGCCTCCCGATGGACTGGTATCAAGTACGCCGGTCTGCCCTGGGAGCTGGGTCTGGCTGAGACTCACCAGACTCTGGTCCTCAACGATCTCCGTGGTCGTGTCGTTGTGCAGACTGATGGACAGCTCAAGACTGGTCGCGATGTCGCCCTGGCCTGTCTGCTTGGTGCTGAGGAATGGGGCTTCGCCACCGCTCCTCTCATCGCCATGGGATGTGTCTTCATGCGCAAGTGCCATTTGAACACGTGCCCTGTTGGTATTGCTACTCAGGATCCCGAGTTGCGCAAGAAGTTCAAGGGTACCCCTGAGCATGTCATCAACTTCTTCTACTATGTTGCCAACGAGCTCCGAGCCATCATGGCTCAGCTTGGTTTCCGTACCATCAACGAGATGGTTGGCCACGTCGAAGTCCTCAAGATGCGCGATGACCTGCGAACCAACAAGACAGCCAACATTGACCTGTCTCTCCTCCTGACCCCAGCCCATAAGCTCCGACCTGGTGTCGCCACCTTCAACGTCCGAAAGCAGGACCACAAGCTCTATGTCCGACTCGACAACAAGCTGATTTCTGAGGCCGAGTTGACCCTCGACAAGGGTCTACCCTCGAGAATCGAGTGTGACATTGTCAACACTGACCGAGCGATGGGTACCTCCCTCTCCTACCATATCTCCAAGCGCTACGGAGAGGCCGGTCTGCCTCTGGACACTGTCCATGTTAATATCAAGGGCTCTGCCGGTCAGTCCTTCGGTGCTTTCCTCGCCCCTGGTGTCACACTTGAGTTGGAGGGTGATGCGAACGACTATGTCGGCAAGGGTCTGTCGGGTGGTCGCCTGATCATCTACCCTCCTCGCTCTGCTGTCttcaaggctgaggagaacATCCTTATTGGAAACACTTGCTTGTACGGTGCTACCACTGGTACTTGCTTCTTCCGCGGTGTTGCAGCTGAGCGATTCGCTGTCCGAAACTCGGGCGCTACCGCAGTTGTTGAGGGTGTTGGTGATCACGGTTGTGAGTACATGACTGGTGGCCGCGTTGTCATTCTTGGATCTACTGGTCGCAACTTTGCGGCTGGTATGTCTGGTGGTATCGCCTACATCTTGGATGTCCACGGCGACTTCATGTCCAAGCTGAACGATGAGATGGTTGAGGCTGGTCCCATCGAGGACGCCACTGAGATTGCTTTCGTCCGCGGTCTCATTGAggaccaccaccactacaCTGGATCCGAGCGTGCGGCTCGCATCCTGGTTGACTTCAACCGTGCTCTGCCTCGCTTCATCAAGGTCCTTCCCGTCGACTACAAGCGtgttctcgaggaggaggctgccaaggcGGCAGAGGCCAAGCGTGCCGAGTACAACCTGCCCGTCGTCTCGGGTGTTCACACCAAGAAGGCAGACAAGGCCGCCAAACTCCAGGATCTCGAAGAGGCTGTTGGCGACAACGCcgctgagaagaagcgcgCCCTTGTTCTTGACAAGACTAAGGGTTTTATGAAGTACAAGCGTCGCGCTGAGAAGTACAGACCTGTGACCTCCCGTCTCAAGGACTGGGCTGAGCTCAGCTCTCGCCTGGACCAGGATGAGCTCAAGTATCAGTCAGCTCGATGCATGGACTGTGGTGTTCCTTTCTGTCAGTCCGAGACTGGTTgccccatctccaacattATCCCTAAATGGAATGAATTGGTCTTCCAAGGGCAATGGAAAGATGCTCTTAACCGTCTGCTGATGACCAACAACTTCCCCGAGTTCACTGGCCGTGTGTGCCCTGCTCCTTGCGAGGGTGCTTGTGTCCTGGGTATCAACGAGGACCCTGTCGGCATCAAGTCGATCGAGTGCGCCATCATTGACCGAGGTTTCGAGATGGGCTGGATGGTTCCCCAACCTCCCGAGGTCCGCACTGGCAAGACTGTTGCCATCATTGGCTCTGGCCCCGCTGGTCTGGCCGCTGCTGATCAGCTCAACCGGGCTGGTCACCTCGTCACTGTCTACGAGCGTGCTGACCGTCTGGGAGGTCTGCTCATGTACGGTATCCCTAACATGAAGCTTGACAAGCGTATCGTTAAGCGCCGAACCGACTTCATGGCTTCTGAGGGCGTCATCTTCAAGACtggtgttgctgttggtgaAGAGGGTCATCCCTCTCTCAACGACCTTCGGGCTAGCCACAACGCTGTCATCATTGCTACCGGTGCCACTGTCGCTCGTGATCTGCCTATCAAGGGCCGCGAGCTCGACGGCATCCACTACGCCATGGAGTTCCTGCACAAGAACACCAAGTCTCTCCTCGACTCCGAGCTTGCCGACAACACCTACATCTCTGCCAAGGACAAGCACGTTATTGtcattggtggtggtgacacTGGTAACGATTGTATCGGAACCTCTCTCCGCCACGGTGCCAAGTCGGTCACCAACTTCGAGCTGCTGCCCCAGCCCCCGCCTGAGCGTGCCAACGATAACCCCTGGCCGCAGTGGCCTCGCATCTACCGTGTGGACTACGGTCACACCGAGGTCCGCCAGCACACTGGTAAGGATCCTCGTGAGTACTGCATCATGTCTGAGGAGTTCATGGGCGACGGTtccggcaaggtcaagggtaTCGTCACCGTTCGGGTGGAGTGGACCAAGTCTCCCAGCGGTGGTTGGGACATGAAGAAGGTCGACGGTTCTCAGCAGTACTTCAATGCTGACCTTGTCCTGCTTGCCATGGGTTTCCTTGGCCCTGAGGCTCGCGTGCTCGGTGACGACATTGAGAAGGACGCTCGCAAGAACGTCAAGACGCCTCCTGGCAAGTACTGCACCAACATTGAGGGTGTCTTTGCTGCCGGTGACGCCCGCCGTGGCCAGTCTCTGATTGTCTG GGGTATCAACGAAGGTCGCCAGGCTGCTCGTGAGGTTGATCTTTACCTCGAGCAGTACACCAACCTGCCAGTCACCGGTGGTATCACCAAGCACACCGCGCAGGAGATCTTCACCCAGATCCAGGTCGAGGCTTAG